The genomic window GGGAATTCGGGACCGTAACCGCAGCGCAGGCCATTTTGGGCGAATCCGCCCGGCTGCCCTGGCACAGACGGCTCCTGCCTTTCCTGGGACCGGCCTTCGTGGCGGCGGTCGCCTATATCGATCCGGGGAATTTCGCAACGAACATCCAGAGCGGCGCCAGGTTCGGTTATGCCTTGTTGTGGGTCGTGATCGCCAGCAATGCAATGGCGATCCTGATCCAGGTCCTGTCGGCCAAGCTCGGTATCGCATCGGGGTTCAATCTTGCCGAAGTCAGTCGTGAGAGGCTGCCGGTCCCGCTGGTGTGGGTCATGTGGGTGGTGATGGAGGCCGTGGCCATGGCGACGGATCTGGCCGAATTCATCGGCGCGGCGGTGGGTTTCTTTCTTCTTTTCCACATTCCGCTGTTTTGGGCCGGGTTGCTCACGGCTTTGATCACCTTCCTGATCCTGGGTCTGCAGCGATACGGGTTCCGTCCCTTCGAGGCGGTGATCAGCGTGCTGATCGGCATCGTGGCGCTCTCGTATCTCATCGAGCTCGTGCTGGTGCGTCCGGATTGGGGGCAGATCGTGCAGGCCGCCGTGGCGCCGGGGTTCAAGGGGGATGAAAGCGTTTTGCTGGCGGCGGGAATTCTCGGGGCGACGGTCATGCCCCACGTGATCTATCTGCACTCGGCCCTGACGCAGGGGCGTATCGTGGTGAGGGATCCCGCAAAGCTCAAGCGACTGTTCCGCTTCGAATTGATGGACGTGGTGATCGCCATGAGCATCGCCGGGGCGGTCAATTGCGCCATGCTCATCATGGCGGCCGGGACGTTCCACGCGAAGGGGATGGTCGAGGTCGGGACGATCGAGGAGGCGTACCGAACGCTGAGCCCGCTGCTGGGGAACGCCGCGAGCACGATTTTCGCCATATCGCTCCTGGCCTCCGGGCTTTCCTCGTCTGCCGTGGGCACCATGTCCGGGCAGGTGGTGATGCAGGGGTTCATGCGGTTTCATATCCCGTTGTGGATTCGAAGACTGGTGACCATCCTGCCTTCCCTGATCGTCATCGGGCTCGGCCTGGACCCGACCCATACGCTCGTGGTGAGCCAGGTGGTGCTCAGTTTCGGACTGCCGTTTGCGGTGATTCCCCTGGTTATTTTCACGAGCGATGCAAAGCTCATGGGCGTCCTGGCGAACCGGCCGACGACGACGGTAATCGCTTATGCCGTGGCCGCATTGATTCTTTCTTTGAACGTTTACCTGCTGTACACTCTTGCTTTCGGCGGATGATTTACGGGTGGGGAGCGCCTCGCCGTGCCGGAGGGTTATTCGATGTTTTCACGCATGCTGGTGCCGCTGGATGGCTCGCGCCTGGCCGAATCGGTGCTGGGAATCGTCGAGCGGCTGGGAAGACTTACGGGGTGTGCCGTCACGCTCCTGCACGTGATCGAGAAGGCTCCTCC from Syntrophobacter fumaroxidans MPOB includes these protein-coding regions:
- a CDS encoding Nramp family divalent metal transporter, giving the protein MGESARLPWHRRLLPFLGPAFVAAVAYIDPGNFATNIQSGARFGYALLWVVIASNAMAILIQVLSAKLGIASGFNLAEVSRERLPVPLVWVMWVVMEAVAMATDLAEFIGAAVGFFLLFHIPLFWAGLLTALITFLILGLQRYGFRPFEAVISVLIGIVALSYLIELVLVRPDWGQIVQAAVAPGFKGDESVLLAAGILGATVMPHVIYLHSALTQGRIVVRDPAKLKRLFRFELMDVVIAMSIAGAVNCAMLIMAAGTFHAKGMVEVGTIEEAYRTLSPLLGNAASTIFAISLLASGLSSSAVGTMSGQVVMQGFMRFHIPLWIRRLVTILPSLIVIGLGLDPTHTLVVSQVVLSFGLPFAVIPLVIFTSDAKLMGVLANRPTTTVIAYAVAALILSLNVYLLYTLAFGG